A DNA window from Hevea brasiliensis isolate MT/VB/25A 57/8 chromosome 2, ASM3005281v1, whole genome shotgun sequence contains the following coding sequences:
- the LOC110632486 gene encoding ninja-family protein AFP2 encodes MGEENENKSRNRSSSSSSSKAMESLSLEINRYPRDLLQRFMLSDSQQQYKTSPTQGEDTEEIELNLGLSLGGRFGVDKTSKKLTRSSSIAGSIPLVREDDAFNTSLMSYPVLMRTSSLPTETEEEWRKRKEMQSLRRMEAKRRRSEKQKNLNANLRGDLNLEEERRGLNANRGNWTAAWTRLGNIGAMKLNRGNTLQGLVGQHQGSQGSMESQGGSSSGMSEMESKPVQGSSSGGEARSPMSNQSLQDRSNQEAVGSSGTTKTMENTCRTSRQEMENPSKKLDSAENRGREIGTNAIEDMPCVFTIGDGPNGKRVEGILYKYGKGEEVRIMCVCHGSFLSPAEFVKHAGGGDVDHPLRHIVVNTSGSSLF; translated from the exons atgggagaagaaaatgaaaacaaaagcAGAAATAGAAGCAGCAGCAGTAGCAGTAGCAAAGCAATGGAGAGCCTGTCTTTGGAAATAAACAGATACCCAAGAGATCTGTTGCAGAGATTTATGTTGAGTGACTCGCAGCAGCAATACAAAACGTCACCAACTCAAGGAGAAGATACGGAGGAGATTGAGCTGAATCTGGGGCTGTCACTTGGAGGCAGATTTGGTGTTGACAAGACCTCCAAGAAACTAACACGGTCATCTTCGATAGCCGGCTCAATACCACTAGTGAGAGAGGACGATGCATTTAATACGTCTCTTATGTCGTATCCTGTCCTTATGAGGACATCTTCTTTGCCTACAGAGACAGAGGAGGAGTGGAGGAAGAGAAAGGAAATGCAGAGTTTGAGGAGAATGGAAGCCAAGAGAAGACGAAGCgaaaagcaaaagaacttgaatgccAATTTGAGAGGAGACTTGAATTTGGAGGAGGAGAGAAGGGGATTGAATGCGAATAGAGGAAATTGGACAGCCGCATGGACGAGGCTGGGTAATATCGGGGCAATGAAACTGAATAGGGGTAATACTTTGCAGGGATTGGTGGGGCAGCATCAGGGTTCACAAGGGTCTATGGAGTCTCAAGGAGGAAGCTCTTCTGGGATGTCGGAAATGGAGAGCAAGCCTGTTCAag GATCAAGCAGTGGTGGTGAAGCAAGAAGTCCCATGAGTAATCAATCCTTGCAAGATAGAAGCAATCAAGAAGCTGTTGGTTCTTCAGGGACGACAAAGACAATGGAAAACACATGCAGAACTTccagacaagaaatggagaatcCGTCCAAGAAACTTGATTCTGCAGAAAATAGAGGGAGGGAAATTGGGACAAATGCAATAGAAGACATGCCCTGTGTCTTCACTATAGGAGATGGTCCTAATGGGAAGAGAGTAGAAGGCATTCTGTACAAGTATGGAAAGGGTGAAGAAGTGAGGATAATGTGCGTATGCCATGGCAGCTTTCTCTCCCCAGCAGAGTTTGTGAAGCATGCAGGTGGGGGTGATGTTGATCATCCCCTTAGGCACATAGTCGTAAATACTTCTGGTAGTTCTCTTTTTTAA
- the LOC110632484 gene encoding nuclear transport factor 2, with protein MAGQAEESTPTAQVVGNAFVEQYYNILSKSPEVVHKFYQNSSVISRPDFDGLMLSASTLEGIDKMILSLDYKNCEVEILTTDAQESFGDGVIVLVTGFFTGKDNIRRKFTQLFFLAPQDSRAYFVLNDVFRYVDDEAVVPIKINDADEAAPAAPITPDPEPTMVSNHSVVDHTPLLEEDTVQDEETSHPSDDGKISNVDEVVSSPSVGTSQNDVPPVSSDTVHSDARSVSEAIVSEAIVSDAQENLPKKSYASVANELNYKKQPFQQRILPAKPVEQSPAIVVPEASPRPANNKPVEKNNINSVKGYSIFVANLPMSATVEQLIETFEKFGPIKPNGVQVRSYKQEKNCFGFVEFESANSMQSALEVSSIKIGDRLAHIEEKKANNEGGKFPPRKGGFRSESFRSRGNFSGGRGYVRNEFDNQGGSSGGQFRGTARRNGEANQKVYQNGGGRVAREIQGQTQTQSLSPRGKN; from the exons ATGGCGGGCCAGGCAGAAGAATCTACCCCAACTGCTCAAGTGGTGGGGAATGCCTTTGTGGAGCAGTACTATAATATACTGTCCAAGTCTCCAGAGGTTGTTCATAAATTTTACCAAAATTCTAGTGTGATTAGCCGGCCAGATTTTGACGGACTCATGTTGTCTGCATCAACTTTAGAG GGCATTGACAAGATGATCCTTTCCCTTGACTATAAGAATTGTGAGGTTGAGATATTGACGACTGATGCTCAAGAGTCTTTTGGAGATGGCGTGATTGTTTTGGTGACTGGTTTCTTTACTGGGAAGGACAACATCAGACGAAAATTTACACAATTATTCTTTTTGGCCCCACAAGACAGTCGTGCCTATTTTGTTTTAAATGATGTTTTTAGGTATGTGGATGATGAGGCAGTAGTGCCCATTAAAATCAATGATGCTGATGAAGCTGCTCCAGCTGCTCCCATCACACCAGATCCTG AGCCAACTATGGTTTCCAATCACTCTGTGGTGGATCATACTCCTCTGTTGGAGGAAGATACTGTTCAAGATGAGGAAACTAGTCATCCATCAGACGATGGAAAGATTTCTAATGTTGATGAAGTTGTTTCTAGTCCATCAGTTGGTACAAGTCAGAATGATGTGCCCCCAGTTTCATCTGATACGGTCCATAGTGATGCTCGTTCAGTTTCTGAAGCAATTGTTTCTGAGGCAATTGTTTCTGATGCACAGGAGAATCTTCCTAAGAAGTCATATGCATCAGTA GCAAATGAATTGAATTATAAAAAGCAACCATTTCAACAGAGGATTTTACCTGCCAAACCTGTTGAACAATCACCTGCAATTGTTGTGCCTGAAGCATCCCCACGCCCGGCTAATAACAAACCTGTGGAAAAAAACAACATTAATTCAG TTAAGGGTTACTCCATTTTTGTTGCCAATTTGCCAATGAGTGCAACTGTCGAACAGCTTATAGAGACTTTTGAGAAATTTGGGCCCATCAAACCTAATGGTGTTCAAGTCAGAAGTTATAAG CAAGAAAAGAATTGTTTTGGCTTTGTGGAGTTCGAATCTGCAAATTCCATGCAAAGTGCCCTTGAG GTTTCTTCTATCAAGATTGGTGACCGACTAGCTCATATTGAGGAAAAAAAAG CCAATAATGAAGGTGGGAAATTCCCACCTAGAAAGGGTGGTTTTCGAAGTGAGAGTTTTAGGAGTCGAGGAAACTTTAGTGGCGGTCGTGGCTATGTGAGGAATGAGTTTGACAATCAGGGCGGATCATCTGGTGGTCAGTTCCGTGGTACTGCTAGACGCAATGGGGAAGCTAACCAGAAAGTTTATCAGAATGGAGGAGGAAGAGTTGCCCGAGAAATTCAAGGTCAAACTCAAACCCAATCTCTTTCCCCACGTGGAAAGAACTAG